TTCAACGAGGACATGCTTCTCGTGTCTGTCAGCCTGACATCCACAAGAGGCGTATTCTTGGCAAACTGTAagtattgcattttctctgaaatagcAGTGCTTTATTTAATGCCAGACTGCATGGACAGGGTTTTTGCACCAAACCTGCTTTATTAAGATGAAGATGATTTGGTGCTTAGAGAGTTCATTGAAAAATGATAAAAGATACAAGCAAAtggatttgcatgattttctaGAATACCCTGCTACCTCCTCAGACTCGGATCACATTTCCTGCTAGTAAGAATCACTAGTTAAGCTCTGTTAACTCCTACCTGAAGTAATGTTAGTCCACATCATTGTATCCTTGGATTGGAATGTAACCTACAGGTAAAGAGAAGAATGTAGTGAGACACACGTTGATTCACACAAATACTGCAATATATCTACAAACTAAACTTATATGGGGTGTATCCTACAATCAGTGGTAACACAATGGAGGTTGCAAGGGGTGCAGTTTTAACCAGAGCCCCAAGTAATAAGAATTCAGCAGCAGGGAATACTCGTGGTACAGATGTCTTTCTCTGCCTCATTTTATGTACATAATAGCAGTAGTTATAGACTTTATATTTACTAGAAGAAATTAAAGAgataatatattattaggtttttCTGTTGCTTTATGTTTTCATGTGACCGCTGGACTGGACACTCTTTGACCACCGTAATACCAATTCTACAGTCCAAAGCAAACTACTGCGCATATTGAGATATATCATACTGTTGTCTTACCACTTTGCTTGAAAAATGTCCGGTATAAAAGTCCTGTTATGGCAGATATTGATCCTAAAGCAAATATTACTGAAGAAATACAGATTTTGACAATCTGAGTTGAGGTAAATCcctgttctaaagaaaaaaaaaagatatacaaacATTAGACATCTGAAAAAGATCCAGAATTATAGGAAAAATAAAAGGCAACAATAATTGAACCAGAAAAGGCATGTTTTACACAAAACATTCAAGTTGCCCAGATTGTATAACAGCATGTAACCTTGTATTGTCCTTACAATAGAATaaaaacaaccacaaacacaATCTTGGCTGAGTATCAGTCATACTTCCCAGTGTCCCACAGGAATAATTGCAGCACCTGGAAGTATTATATCAAAATTCCATTAAAAACTATATCACTGGGAGTTAACTTGCTGCCTTCAACCCTGATCTCGTTTTCACATGATCATTTTCATTAAATGGGCCCCTAGATTTGTCTTCCAATGCTTTAGGGACCAATGAACCCAGGCCTTTCCTCTCTAGCTTTGCTAAATCAAGGGCCTaatctgttcaagaaaaccacTCCTGTGCTGAAGGAGGTCCCATCTCCTTCTCTACTCTGTTGGGAAATAGAGGGATGGAGGAACGTGACTGATCAGCGTCCTCCAATCTAATATACACCAACCAATGGGCTTTGAAGACAGTGCTACCTTGCTGTAAGTTCATGAGAGAAGCTATAAGTTTCTAGAAGTTTGTGAAGCTGATAAGATAAGGAAAAGGCTTTAATAAAATGTTACATTACAAATCATCAGTAAGAAACCAGACACAACATAAGAATCATGCAATGAAAGAAAGAAGCCAAAAGTGGTGTATACCGAGGTAGAAAAGGCAAAAAAGCACAATAGGACTGTTTGGGGCAAGCAATGTTTATAATGTTAATATGGCTTAGCAAGATGTTAAATTTGTTAGATTAATCaatttatattcatattttacACTTACTCCAAGTTATTGTCATCTTATTTTCCAGGCTGGGATGCTGCACGACACATTGGTATTCATCATCAGGCAAGGAATCTATCAGATCTAGTTCGGCCTTGGTCTGGTATGTCCAGTCCCCATTTGGGAGAGCCATTGACATGTTACTTACAGTAACATCATTTTTTAGCCAGCTCACAATAATATCACTGGGATAAAAACCCCAAACTTGGCAAACAAGAGTGTGTGAAGCCTGGCCACGAAATGTGTCAGGGATAAAAACTTTCATGGAGGGCTTGGCTGTAGACAAACAGAGAGAAGAAGATGGTGGGAAAACTGTATTAGAGAAAAAAACAGTGGGACAAAACCAAAACAAGTCATACGGTAATGTTAAGTCAATTAATTTGCTCTTTTTCCCCCCCTTCATTTCTCTCTAGTTTTTCCTTACTGACTCCTTATAAGTCAATGAcaagttattttcttttaaatcatatatttataaatcccctcagtgtgttttttttgtcctTCTTTTGAATTGAAGAGCAGCAACACGTGACTTTATTCAAACCCATTTGAAATTTGGAGAAGGTATGAATTTTAATTCTTATTAATACCTGTGCTATGTGGATACTTAAGTGAATGGGTTTGGGTATATGACTTGGTGCTTACTAGTTATTGCACAGTATGCTCTAAAAAGGTAGATACAAACACAATATGTGTTTTGGACACACCAATTCATACTGCTGTCAATGGGAAGTGTAAACACCCCAACTTCCTCACAACTTAGAGCTTAAGAGACCACCGTCATCAAGTTTtcacttcttgtttttttttttttttattaaatgaaacGTGACGATTTTTTTTCACATGTTGTATGtgttctaaatatatataaattcatgttattttaaaaaaaatatatatatgatatttatttaAGAGTAATACATTTTACAACACAAGATAAGTAAAAAATATGAAGAAAGTTGTCTTTTAATATCAAGCTGAGTCTGTGCAAATATTcaatctgtacagatgtttaaacacaaTTGGATAAAATTCTTACAAAAACATGACATTTAGAGATAtaattttaattagtggggtaatatcttattgatccaaggagagatctgactgtcattctggaaTCAAGAAGAATTTTGTATAttctgttgcaaaattggaagcgcttgacACTGGGTTTTTCACCTTGTTGGATCAACAGCaagaactatataactatgtacctCTGTAACACTGTAgcatgtatttctaatgctatattgTGCTAGGAATGATTTAaatttctgccccccccccttgaTTAATGAAATAAAGagatttgcttttatttttttgccattgcCACAGCAGCCCTGCCACCCCAGCAGTGATTATCAATCCTGATAATTTCAACCAATTCTAATGAGGAAAGCAGtgagaggctagtgtgcatgggcAACATATCTCctcactgtgccaatcagcatctcctaatagagattaATTAAGTCCATGCACCTCAAAGCGGGTGTGGGTCTTCACTGTGTCTATGCAAAGAGTGGAGATGCTATATATAGGTCCTGCAATCCTTGCAGGACCAAcacctggaagtctcttttgtgGCTATCAGAGTGACAGCTACTTGTGGTAGATTAAGGTAGCAGTATAAATAcaaccttttctcagaaaaggcagcatttacactgCTAATTAGCAAGCTACATGCCCTAGaatctatacattaagctgtagtggtttttggtgcctatggtgtcctttTAATTGCAGTTCCAGCTTACATCACCGTTCATTAGAACTTTtttgatgtgtatatataagggTTTCGTAAAATTATTAAAGAGGCATTTGAAGCACTAGATGAACTATGACTTACTAATAGACTTACTAACATACAAGTTTTATCATAAAAAATGTTGCCTCAGAAATCAGCTTCTGGCCTGTGTAATAGCCACCCCATGAAGTAGCATTGGCACTAACTGATTAATAAAGAGATGTTTTCAGGTCATTCcccctagtgcaggggtaggcaacatcaccactccagatgttgtggactagcaGCGttgtggctgtaagagcattatgggagatgtagtccacatcgtCAGAGGTGCTGAAGGTTTCCTAGCCCTGCTCTAATGGGTACTGTAATACTAATACAATGGACAGATGGATGGAGAGAAAGagaggtagatagacagacagatagatggatggagAGTAAGAGAGtgttaaagatagatagatagatagatgataatagatggatggatagataattCACTATGTATTCATTGTAGTTACATTTCATATTGCTTACCAGTTCTTTGCACGGTGCTTCCCCAATATTCTGCCACTTCCTTCCCACACTTTCTCTCCTTCTCTTCTATATATTTCACCATGTGTTTTTTACCATGGTTGAGTGTAAGACAGATATCATCTGCCACTCTCCTCAGCTGAAGGATGCAGTTTTCCGATGGTAAAAACATCCTGTCATCCTTGGAGAACACCACTATGGGCTGACGGTTAAAGTTCAGTCGATAATTAAACGTAACATTTGTCCCCTCGTCACCAAAATAGCAGTCTGTGATCTCCTCCAGCACGAACCCTGCAAACAAAGAACACTGCAATGTCTTCTCATATAGTTTCCAGGGAGAAAGTAAACTGGTTACAGTTAGGGAGCTTCCAGTATAGATACTCTGACCTCAaaatgaaattcactttcaattcttatTTTAGTGTATAACCCCGTGTATAATGGTTATATTCACAAGGCGAGACATCATAAGACATCAAAGGGGTCTATGGCGTTATTTAAAACCTTATCATGCTGGTACTAATACCACTAATGTGAACTCATTTGAACAGTTCCCCTCTAGTTCCTGTATATCAGGTGCGTCTTGATGCCAGGACTGTCATCAGAGATATTAGGgcaccttacacagctcaaggcctgtgacccttaggggtgtgcgagctgggCGGCCGCACATGGggccatggaccagggggcgccctATGGccaccacagctcacacatggccggtgtcaggggagctaaaataggtacccgggtggaggattaattattctccacccgggtctataaaaaaaaaaaaaaaattgaggcaGTGGGGGCTTAGCTTAAAGAGCGGCAGGGAAGAGTTTATTGCGAGGCAGAGGCGGAGCTACTAAATACCAGAAGccccctggtaactgctgcacaggaactgcatccactcccccttccagccataatggaaagaggtaagcctgtgtgtgtgtgtgtgtgtgtctgtgtgtgtgactacctgcctgtgtgtgactgtttgcctgtttgtttgactgcctgcctctgtgtgtgtttgtgactgtctgcctgcctgtgtgtgtgtg
This DNA window, taken from Pelobates fuscus isolate aPelFus1 chromosome 9, aPelFus1.pri, whole genome shotgun sequence, encodes the following:
- the LOC134573511 gene encoding class II histocompatibility antigen, M beta 1 chain-like: MKGGWAVLLLCTCVCYSVTGFVLEEITDCYFGDEGTNVTFNYRLNFNRQPIVVFSKDDRMFLPSENCILQLRRVADDICLTLNHGKKHMVKYIEEKERKCGKEVAEYWGSTVQRTAKPSMKVFIPDTFRGQASHTLVCQVWGFYPSDIIVSWLKNDVTVSNMSMALPNGDWTYQTKAELDLIDSLPDDEYQCVVQHPSLENKMTITWKQGFTSTQIVKICISSVIFALGSISAITGLLYRTFFKQSGYIPIQGYNDVD